In Triticum aestivum cultivar Chinese Spring chromosome 5B, IWGSC CS RefSeq v2.1, whole genome shotgun sequence, the following proteins share a genomic window:
- the LOC123115681 gene encoding transcription factor MYB44-like: MMPTSGNDAGACDGDGSPHGVKKMWTKEEDDLLREQVRRCGGPHNWDSICQGLPGRNSKSCRLRWCQHLDPRVEAIKPFTIEEDMLIVKYQAAYGNRWSTIAEFLSGRTDNAVKNRWNSILRKRQEHAPSQQGQTRPWAPSAARQATGPEVTPRCLPLFPGLAEEVPEEDTSAAARKCLDLFPLAPGDIRANAAAAVPPSDMTCKADDPLTELRLWPAARVVFDVMPLQAYRM, encoded by the coding sequence ATGATGCCGACGTCGGGCAACGATGCCGGTGCCTGTGACGGCGACGGCTCGCCGCACGGGGTCAAGAAGATGTGGACCAAGGAGGAGGACGATCTgttgcgggagcaggtgcggcgcTGCGGCGGTCCGCACAACTGGGACTCCATCTGTCAAGGCCTGCCCGGCCGCAACTCCAAGTCGTGCCGCCTTCGCTGGTGCCAGCACCTCGACCCCAGGGTGGAGGCCATCAAGCCCTTCACCATCGAGGAGGACATGCTCATCGTCAAGTACCAGGCCGCCTACGGCAACCGCTGGTCCACCATCGCCGAGTTCCTCTCCGGCCGCACCGACAACGCCGTCAAGAACCGTTGGAACTCCATCCTCCGCAAGCGCCAGGAGCACGCGCCTTCCCAACAGGGCCAAACGCGCCCGTGGGCTCCTTCCGCCGCCCGGCAGGCCACGGGCCCCGAGGTCACGCCGCGGTGCCTGCCGTTGTTCCCTGGTTTGGCCGAGGAGGTGCCGGAGGAAGACACATCtgcggcggcgaggaagtgcctCGACCTGTTCCCTCTGGCGCCCGGGGATATCAGGGCCAATGCGGCTGCTGCGGTGCCGCCCAGTGACATGACTTGCAAAGCTGACGACCCGCTCACCGAGTTGAGGCTCTggccggcggcgagggtggtgtttgACGTAATGCCGCTCCAGGCTTACCGGATGTAG
- the LOC123115680 gene encoding uncharacterized protein, which produces MAARLQPEYGAQPCDGRWDDDDAITRRPRPERGAGTMMHANSLRAATATAVRAFSSAGDRARGPWWLRRLHCAGHRAPVREAACGGGATRDDVPRPRLRRGARGAEAGARAAPHRAAAGRHRREHHRGNGRKSLLPLFPKFLQADAVTHCWGMFCCFDCRPPRPQLRDPRISLSTFDPKNVIQPDTSLSRGQKSSLLVAYEVDAVGPILVIKHMRPFLKIGATLETGKGCSLVADMSASQSRLDRRQWSGRPAFV; this is translated from the exons ATGGCTGCAAGGCTGCAACCCGAGTACGGTGCCCAACCATGTGACGGGAGGTGGGACGACGACGACGCCATTACGCGCCGCCCTCGGCCGGAAAGAGGGGCGGGGACGATGATGCACGCGAATTCGCTCAgagcggcaacggcgacggcggtaAGAGCGTTCTCGTCCGCCGGCGACCGCGCCCGTGGGCCCTGGTGGCTGCGGCGGCTCCATTGCGCAGGGCATCGGGCTCCAGTTC GTGAGGCAGCTTGCGGAGGAGGAGCGACCAGGGACGACGTGCCGCGCCCCCGACTCcgccgtggagctcgaggagctgAGGCGGGAGCGCGCGCGGCACCTCACCGTGCTGCCGCTGGACGTCACCGACGAGAGCACCATAGAGGTAATGGACGAAAATCTCTCCTGCCTTTGTTCCCCAAATTTTTACAAGCTGATGCAGTGACACACTGCTGGGGAATGTTTTGTTGTTTCGATTGCAGGCCTCCGCGCCCGCAGTTGAGAGACCCACGGATCTCTCTATCTACTTTTGATCCCAAAAATGTTATACAACCAG ACACCTCATTGAGCAGAGGTCAGAAGTCATCCCTGCTTGTGGCATATGAAGTCGATGCTGTCGGTCCTATTCTAGTCATCAAG CACATGCGTCCATTTCTGAAGATTGGAGCGACCTTGGAAACAGGGAAGGGTTGCTCGTTGGTTGCAGATATGAGCGCCAGCCAGAGTAGGCTCGACAGGAGACAATGGTCTGGGAGGCCGGCATTTGTATAA